From Vreelandella neptunia, the proteins below share one genomic window:
- a CDS encoding penicillin-binding protein activator, with translation MKQSLRGLLTAALMAFLVAGCAMQSPSVVDRVPDEDPGQLLSQAEQQAPEQAAKTRLEAANILARQGERDKAFETADGIDESLLSEPDRVRWALLFSELARALDEPRAVLRATQVLDDELPMQANQQARLEERQRWAREALDQPSGAVSVALPELEGQEIRRIVVALPESGPLSSVANTIATAMRQHHDVKGSSVELSFLDASRYSMDELYDRAQQMNAQLIIGPLDKDQVTQLEQRDSVPLPTLALNYGSGENNQAQRLFQYGLSAEDEARQVARRAWQDGHRQVSMMVPDNGWGRRVGEAFWNEWHSQGGEITNAVRYNPESSVSNAVQTALNVSGDRARLSNIDALFLLALPEYARQVPPTMDYYYAPDLPIYATSHLHEGRLQTRLDQDLNDVMFVDIPWQIPDAAVGGEEALPFASTYQSLRDESDASMFRLMAMGVDAYELAIRFSNLGELNGLNGSTGALYLSDDGRIYRELPWAKFQNGVPSPILIPNLDDSDY, from the coding sequence ATGAAACAGTCATTACGTGGCTTACTCACCGCTGCCCTCATGGCATTTCTCGTTGCTGGCTGTGCGATGCAATCGCCTAGTGTGGTAGATCGAGTGCCCGATGAAGACCCTGGCCAGTTACTCAGCCAAGCGGAACAGCAAGCGCCAGAGCAAGCCGCGAAAACACGTCTGGAAGCGGCTAATATTCTGGCCCGCCAAGGTGAGCGCGACAAAGCCTTCGAAACCGCCGATGGGATCGATGAAAGCTTGCTCTCAGAACCCGACCGGGTACGCTGGGCGCTGCTATTTTCCGAGCTTGCCCGCGCGTTGGATGAACCTCGTGCCGTGCTGCGCGCCACACAGGTACTCGACGACGAACTGCCGATGCAGGCCAACCAGCAGGCGCGACTTGAAGAGCGCCAGCGCTGGGCCCGCGAGGCGCTTGATCAGCCCAGCGGTGCAGTGAGCGTTGCGCTGCCAGAGCTTGAGGGTCAGGAAATACGCCGCATCGTGGTTGCACTACCCGAATCAGGCCCGCTTAGCAGCGTCGCCAACACCATCGCCACAGCCATGCGGCAGCACCATGACGTCAAGGGCAGCAGCGTCGAGCTGAGCTTTCTGGACGCCTCGCGCTACTCGATGGATGAGCTTTATGATCGCGCACAGCAGATGAATGCGCAGTTAATCATTGGCCCACTAGATAAGGATCAAGTCACCCAACTAGAGCAACGTGATAGCGTGCCGCTCCCTACACTGGCACTCAACTATGGCAGCGGTGAAAACAATCAAGCCCAGCGCCTGTTTCAGTACGGCCTTTCAGCTGAAGATGAAGCACGCCAAGTTGCCCGCCGCGCTTGGCAGGATGGGCACCGCCAAGTCTCCATGATGGTTCCCGATAACGGCTGGGGCCGCCGCGTAGGCGAAGCCTTCTGGAATGAGTGGCACAGCCAGGGTGGCGAAATCACCAACGCCGTGCGCTACAACCCTGAGAGTTCGGTCTCCAATGCCGTACAAACCGCTCTCAATGTCAGCGGTGATCGCGCGCGCCTAAGCAATATTGACGCTCTATTCCTGCTCGCACTGCCCGAGTACGCGCGCCAGGTGCCGCCGACCATGGATTACTACTACGCCCCCGACCTGCCGATCTATGCCACTTCACATTTGCATGAAGGGCGCCTGCAGACACGCCTTGACCAAGATCTAAACGATGTTATGTTCGTGGATATCCCCTGGCAGATCCCTGATGCAGCCGTCGGTGGCGAAGAGGCTCTGCCCTTTGCATCTACCTACCAAAGCCTGCGGGATGAATCAGACGCCTCCATGTTCCGCCTGATGGCAATGGGCGTTGATGCTTACGAGCTGGCTATCCGCTTTTCCAATCTTGGCGAGCTGAACGGCCTGAATGGCAGTACCGGCGCACTCTACTTAAGCGACGATGGACGCATCTACCGCGAGCTGCCCTGGGCCAAGTTCCAGAACGGCGTGCCCTCGCCCATTTTAATCCCAAACCTGGACGACAGTGACTACTAA
- a CDS encoding YraN family protein yields MTTNAHTARARGAAIEQIAAQWLRQQGLTLVTQNHYVKGGELDLVMRDGDILVFIEVKHRTTTRYGHPLETVTYQKQQRLVRAARLYIARGGLSSPCRFDILAITGKPPNLEFNWVKAAFDAF; encoded by the coding sequence GTGACTACTAACGCCCACACCGCCCGTGCCCGCGGCGCAGCCATTGAGCAAATCGCCGCTCAATGGCTGCGCCAACAGGGGCTCACCCTTGTCACGCAGAATCATTACGTCAAAGGGGGTGAACTTGACTTGGTAATGCGCGATGGCGATATTCTCGTCTTTATTGAGGTCAAACACCGCACCACGACGCGCTACGGGCATCCGCTGGAAACCGTCACTTATCAGAAGCAGCAGCGCCTGGTGCGTGCAGCAAGGCTTTATATCGCCCGCGGCGGGCTTTCATCACCCTGCCGCTTTGATATCCTAGCGATAACGGGCAAGCCGCCCAACCTTGAGTTTAACTGGGTAAAAGCTGCGTTTGATGCCTTTTGA
- a CDS encoding cytochrome c1 has protein sequence MKKYLLGLLFALVPVTAMAAGGASVPHSMDPDLHDQASLQNGMKLYVNYCMGCHSLQYQRFSRAAEDLGMPQDLVEENLIFSSDLAYNDQMHNAMNSGDAEGWFGAPPPDLSLKTRVRGTDWIYSYLLGFYKDPSRPTGVNNTVFDLVAMPNVLEPLQGVQELVCAETDHPVEGQEPDALSGKYQSCDVLQVTEPGELEPAEFEEAMYDLTNFLAYVGEPSKLQAQALAPKVLIFIFIFGVIAYLLKREYWRDIH, from the coding sequence ATGAAAAAGTATCTTTTGGGACTCCTTTTCGCCTTAGTGCCAGTAACCGCGATGGCTGCAGGGGGCGCAAGTGTGCCCCACTCTATGGATCCAGATCTGCACGATCAGGCCTCGCTGCAAAATGGCATGAAGCTCTATGTTAACTACTGCATGGGCTGCCACTCGCTTCAATATCAGCGTTTTTCGCGTGCGGCAGAAGATTTGGGAATGCCTCAGGACCTGGTTGAAGAGAATCTGATTTTCTCGTCAGATTTGGCTTACAACGACCAAATGCATAACGCCATGAACAGCGGCGATGCGGAGGGTTGGTTTGGTGCGCCGCCGCCCGACCTATCGCTCAAGACCCGTGTGCGGGGAACTGATTGGATTTATTCCTATTTGCTCGGGTTCTACAAAGACCCCAGCCGTCCCACGGGCGTTAACAACACGGTGTTTGACCTAGTGGCAATGCCGAACGTGTTGGAACCTCTGCAGGGCGTGCAGGAGCTGGTATGTGCCGAAACAGACCACCCGGTAGAAGGCCAAGAGCCGGATGCGTTATCGGGCAAGTACCAGTCTTGTGACGTGCTGCAAGTGACCGAACCAGGCGAGCTCGAACCTGCTGAGTTTGAGGAAGCGATGTATGACCTTACTAACTTCCTGGCTTATGTAGGTGAGCCCTCCAAGCTTCAGGCCCAGGCGCTGGCGCCTAAAGTACTGATCTTTATTTTTATTTTTGGTGTGATTGCTTACCTGCTCAAGCGTGAGTACTGGCGAGACATCCACTAA
- a CDS encoding phosphoheptose isomerase yields MDFQSRILGHFNASIDTKTYASEVLPPFIEVASQMMVQCLVSEGKILTCGNGGSAGDSQHFSSELLNRFERERPSLPALALTTDTSTLTSIANDYSYNEVFSKQIRALGQPGDVLLAISTSGNSGNIVQAIQAAHDRDMTVVALTGRDGGDMASLLGQDDCEIRVPATSTARIQEVHLLVIHCLCDLIDEQLFGSA; encoded by the coding sequence ATGGACTTTCAATCTCGGATACTCGGCCACTTCAACGCTAGCATTGACACCAAGACGTACGCCAGCGAAGTACTTCCGCCGTTTATTGAAGTGGCCAGCCAAATGATGGTGCAGTGCCTTGTTAGCGAAGGGAAAATTCTTACCTGTGGCAATGGCGGCAGCGCTGGCGACAGCCAGCACTTCTCCTCTGAATTGCTCAATCGCTTTGAGCGTGAACGCCCAAGCCTCCCCGCTCTAGCGCTCACTACTGATACGTCCACACTGACCTCAATTGCTAACGACTATAGTTACAATGAGGTGTTTTCAAAACAGATTCGCGCCTTAGGGCAGCCGGGAGATGTGCTACTAGCTATATCCACCAGCGGTAATTCAGGCAATATTGTGCAAGCTATTCAGGCCGCGCATGATCGCGACATGACGGTAGTCGCTCTTACCGGCCGCGACGGTGGCGATATGGCGTCACTATTAGGCCAGGATGACTGCGAGATTCGCGTCCCGGCCACATCGACGGCGCGCATCCAGGAAGTTCACCTACTGGTGATTCATTGCTTATGCGATCTTATTGATGAACAGTTGTTTGGCAGCGCTTAG
- a CDS encoding Nif3-like dinuclear metal center hexameric protein encodes MIHRDQLVAACDHQLRASEFKDFTINGLQIAGHEQVKRIMTGVTACQALLDEAVAWQADMVLVHHGYFWKNEPVAITGMKQRRIKTLLDHDISLLAYHLPLDAHAEMGNNAELARRLGWKVEGCIDGELGEGLLWSGRLPQPNSVSELAAQIAQTLQRKPLVIEAPQVGDVERIAWCTGGAQDMITAAFEAGAQAFVSGEISERTTHLAREMGIHYIAAGHHATERYGIQALGEWLSDEYDVEHRFVDIDNPA; translated from the coding sequence ATGATTCATCGTGATCAACTAGTAGCGGCCTGTGACCATCAGTTACGTGCGTCTGAATTTAAAGATTTTACGATTAACGGTTTGCAGATAGCGGGCCACGAGCAAGTTAAGCGCATCATGACGGGCGTCACTGCCTGCCAGGCGTTACTGGACGAAGCGGTTGCCTGGCAGGCGGATATGGTTCTGGTGCATCACGGCTACTTTTGGAAAAACGAGCCTGTGGCGATTACTGGCATGAAGCAGAGGCGGATTAAAACGCTGCTTGATCATGATATTAGCCTGCTGGCGTATCACCTGCCCCTGGATGCGCATGCAGAGATGGGGAATAACGCGGAATTGGCCCGACGCCTTGGCTGGAAGGTAGAGGGATGTATTGATGGTGAGCTGGGAGAGGGGCTTTTGTGGTCAGGGCGATTACCGCAGCCAAATTCGGTCAGTGAGCTGGCAGCGCAAATAGCGCAAACCTTACAGCGCAAGCCGTTGGTCATTGAAGCCCCGCAGGTGGGAGATGTTGAGCGCATTGCGTGGTGCACCGGTGGTGCTCAGGACATGATCACCGCCGCCTTCGAAGCGGGTGCGCAGGCATTTGTATCGGGTGAGATATCCGAGCGAACCACTCACCTGGCGAGGGAAATGGGTATCCATTATATCGCCGCCGGGCACCATGCCACCGAGCGCTATGGTATTCAGGCGCTGGGCGAGTGGCTAAGCGATGAATATGACGTTGAGCACCGCTTTGTGGATATAGATAATCCTGCTTAA
- a CDS encoding BON domain-containing protein, which translates to MTQRLSTRVLMTAALCTALFVTGCANNSASNQSNYAQRSDDVEAIDTTIEREVGRALERADARLADARIRAHSYNGVVLLVGQVPSDELRNMAEDVTSQLRGVNRVHNELTIAANLPASQRLADTWLTTNVVSHLATNDRIDSSKIKVTTENASVYLMGRVTREEADRIVNAASSVGGVQRIVKVFDYLD; encoded by the coding sequence ATGACCCAACGCCTCTCCACCCGCGTCCTCATGACCGCTGCGCTTTGCACAGCACTCTTCGTTACTGGCTGCGCTAACAATTCAGCCTCCAATCAGTCCAACTACGCTCAGCGTAGCGACGATGTTGAAGCAATCGACACTACCATTGAGCGTGAAGTAGGTCGTGCCCTAGAGCGCGCGGATGCACGCTTGGCCGACGCCCGCATACGTGCCCATAGCTATAACGGCGTTGTGCTTCTGGTGGGTCAAGTGCCTAGCGATGAGCTTCGCAATATGGCGGAAGACGTCACTAGCCAATTGCGCGGCGTTAATAGAGTTCATAACGAGCTAACCATCGCAGCTAACTTACCGGCAAGCCAGCGCTTAGCTGACACTTGGCTAACCACCAATGTTGTCAGTCACTTAGCAACCAATGACCGCATCGACTCGTCAAAAATCAAAGTCACCACTGAAAATGCCAGCGTATATCTGATGGGCCGCGTAACCCGGGAAGAGGCTGATCGCATCGTCAATGCCGCCTCCTCAGTTGGCGGCGTACAGCGAATCGTAAAGGTATTTGATTACCTCGACTAA
- the sspA gene encoding stringent starvation protein SspA gives MGVVAKRSSMIFYSGSDDHFSHRVRIVLAEKGVAVDIVDVIDEKPPEELADLNPYNSVPTLLDRDLVLYESKVMMEYLDERFPHPPLLPVYPVARAQSRLWMHRIEREWCPMVDLIRSGGKKEADKARKELRESLIGISPIFEDMPYFMSEEFTLVDCCLAPVLWRLPELNIELPEKQVKPLLSYMSRVFEREAFKASLSEREKEMRA, from the coding sequence ATGGGTGTTGTGGCCAAGCGGTCGTCGATGATCTTTTACTCTGGTAGTGATGATCATTTCAGTCATCGTGTGCGCATTGTGTTGGCGGAAAAGGGGGTTGCCGTCGATATCGTCGATGTGATTGACGAAAAACCACCCGAAGAGCTAGCAGACCTCAACCCGTACAACAGCGTGCCGACGTTGTTAGATCGTGACTTGGTGCTGTATGAATCCAAAGTCATGATGGAATATTTGGATGAGCGTTTCCCGCATCCTCCGTTGTTGCCTGTTTATCCAGTAGCGCGCGCGCAAAGCCGCCTATGGATGCACCGCATAGAGCGTGAGTGGTGCCCAATGGTCGATCTGATTCGTAGTGGTGGAAAGAAAGAGGCGGATAAAGCGCGTAAAGAGCTGCGTGAAAGCCTGATTGGTATATCGCCGATTTTTGAAGATATGCCTTACTTCATGAGCGAAGAGTTTACGCTGGTGGATTGCTGTTTGGCGCCTGTATTGTGGCGTTTGCCGGAACTCAACATTGAGTTGCCTGAAAAGCAGGTAAAACCGCTGCTGTCCTACATGTCGCGAGTATTCGAGCGTGAAGCGTTTAAGGCATCTTTAAGTGAGCGTGAAAAAGAGATGCGCGCTTGA
- the zapE gene encoding cell division protein ZapE — protein MSSTSAGRATAKARPASPIERYRADLERDDFQYDAAQELAVKHLQRLYDELVAAPSTSPKALVANKGVHKGLKAKMAGFMGKKASSADEPVLPPIKGLYFWGGVGRGKTYLVDTFYEALPFPDKMRTHFHRFMQRVHNELTHYKGEKNPLTLIAGKFATEARVICFDEFFVKDITDAMILANLLEALFERGVVLVATSNIVPDDLYKDGLQRARFLPAIELVNRHCEVVNVDSGVDYRLRALERAAIFYSPLDETAEGELSRSFREIAGHEGESEASLEVNHRVLKTRRLHDDVAWFEFLELCDGPRSQNDYIELAREFHTVLVSNVTCMDAKQDDQARRFINMVDEFYDRGVKLLMSAEAPIEELYRDGKLTFEFQRTLSRLQEMQSKEYLALAHKP, from the coding sequence ATGTCATCAACATCTGCGGGTAGGGCAACGGCAAAAGCGCGCCCTGCATCGCCTATAGAGCGCTACCGGGCGGACTTAGAGCGCGATGATTTTCAATATGATGCGGCCCAGGAGTTGGCGGTAAAGCATCTGCAGCGGCTTTATGACGAGCTTGTCGCCGCGCCATCAACTTCCCCCAAAGCCTTGGTTGCGAATAAAGGGGTGCATAAAGGATTAAAAGCCAAGATGGCGGGTTTCATGGGCAAGAAAGCCTCATCGGCTGATGAGCCTGTTTTGCCCCCTATAAAAGGACTCTATTTTTGGGGTGGGGTAGGGCGGGGTAAAACCTACTTGGTCGATACCTTTTATGAAGCTTTGCCCTTTCCCGATAAAATGCGCACTCATTTTCACCGCTTTATGCAGCGCGTCCATAATGAGCTGACCCACTACAAGGGTGAAAAGAATCCGCTGACGCTAATCGCTGGCAAATTTGCTACTGAGGCGCGGGTTATTTGCTTTGATGAGTTTTTTGTCAAGGATATTACCGACGCGATGATTCTTGCCAACTTGCTAGAGGCGTTATTTGAACGCGGAGTAGTATTGGTGGCGACCTCTAACATCGTACCTGATGATTTATATAAAGATGGCCTGCAGAGGGCGCGCTTCTTGCCGGCCATTGAGCTTGTGAACCGTCACTGCGAGGTGGTTAATGTCGATTCTGGTGTGGATTATCGACTGCGTGCATTAGAGCGTGCTGCCATCTTTTACTCACCGCTTGATGAGACGGCTGAAGGTGAGTTGTCACGCAGCTTTCGGGAAATAGCCGGACACGAAGGCGAGTCAGAGGCCTCGCTAGAGGTCAATCACCGGGTGCTGAAAACGCGACGGCTGCATGATGATGTCGCTTGGTTTGAGTTTCTTGAGCTGTGTGACGGGCCGCGCAGTCAAAACGACTATATTGAACTGGCCAGGGAGTTTCATACCGTGCTGGTTTCCAATGTGACGTGTATGGATGCCAAGCAGGATGATCAGGCCCGCCGCTTCATCAATATGGTCGATGAGTTTTATGACCGGGGCGTCAAGCTACTGATGTCCGCGGAAGCGCCGATTGAAGAGCTGTATCGCGATGGCAAGCTAACGTTCGAGTTCCAGCGGACTTTGTCGCGTCTGCAAGAGATGCAGTCCAAGGAGTACTTGGCGCTGGCGCATAAGCCTTAA
- the petA gene encoding ubiquinol-cytochrome c reductase iron-sulfur subunit — protein sequence MADNGVNKGRRRFLVGATSVVGAVGAVGVAVPFVASWQPSARARAAGAPVQADISKLEPGQRMTVEWRGRPIWIINRTPEMIERTESLTGEQLADPDSEVPQQPAYIDGGLRSIKPEIGVLIGICTHLGCSPLFRPEPDAEGVGVDNWPGGFFCPCHGSRFDLAGRVFNNVPAPTNLEVPPYRFENDDIIVIGEDEEAA from the coding sequence ATGGCAGATAACGGCGTAAACAAAGGCCGACGCCGTTTCCTCGTAGGCGCCACCTCCGTTGTGGGTGCGGTAGGTGCTGTCGGGGTAGCGGTACCCTTTGTGGCTTCTTGGCAGCCTAGTGCCAGGGCAAGAGCGGCGGGTGCTCCCGTTCAAGCAGATATATCCAAGCTTGAGCCTGGGCAACGTATGACCGTTGAGTGGCGTGGTCGACCAATATGGATTATAAATCGCACGCCTGAAATGATCGAACGTACTGAATCGCTGACCGGTGAGCAGTTAGCCGATCCGGATTCGGAGGTGCCACAGCAGCCAGCCTATATCGATGGAGGGCTACGCTCTATCAAGCCTGAAATTGGGGTGTTGATCGGTATTTGCACCCATTTGGGCTGTTCGCCGCTATTCCGGCCTGAGCCCGACGCAGAGGGCGTAGGTGTGGATAACTGGCCGGGTGGTTTCTTCTGCCCCTGCCACGGCTCTCGCTTTGATTTGGCAGGTCGGGTATTTAACAACGTTCCCGCGCCGACCAATCTTGAGGTTCCACCCTACCGCTTTGAGAATGACGATATTATTGTCATTGGCGAAGATGAGGAGGCTGCCTAA
- a CDS encoding YhcB family protein: MDASSPLTFAVIGFIVGLIIGAVVYRLFSKSQREAASMRQKLLEREHQIAEMKSSVGSHLTGIYQRLSNIRDEANQLELQLKEDAAEWDIRDAAIQPSLDLSGIDPAREQQTATDFTPPATPRDYADGKGGTLSEDFGLKGNEAATPQPPRY; this comes from the coding sequence GTGGACGCGAGCTCACCATTAACGTTTGCCGTAATCGGCTTTATCGTCGGTCTCATCATTGGAGCGGTCGTTTATCGCCTCTTCAGCAAAAGTCAGCGCGAGGCGGCCTCTATGCGCCAAAAGCTACTCGAACGCGAACACCAGATTGCCGAGATGAAGAGCAGCGTGGGTAGCCATTTAACGGGTATTTATCAACGCCTAAGCAATATCCGCGACGAAGCTAACCAGCTTGAGCTTCAACTGAAAGAGGACGCTGCAGAGTGGGATATTCGCGACGCTGCCATTCAGCCCAGCCTTGATCTTTCGGGCATCGATCCAGCACGAGAGCAGCAGACAGCAACTGATTTCACCCCCCCTGCGACACCACGCGACTACGCGGATGGAAAGGGCGGCACGCTGTCAGAAGACTTTGGCTTGAAGGGCAATGAGGCGGCGACACCCCAGCCACCGCGCTACTAA
- the rplM gene encoding 50S ribosomal protein L13 encodes MKTFSAKPQSVQRDWYVVDATDKTLGRLATEIARRLRGKHKPEFTPHVDTGDYIVVINAEKVHVTGNKAKAKTYYRHTGYPGGLRSMTFDKMLDHAPERIIESAVKGMLPKGPLGRAMYTKLKVYAGNEHPHAAQQPLELNL; translated from the coding sequence ATGAAGACGTTCAGTGCTAAGCCGCAGTCCGTCCAGCGCGACTGGTATGTAGTCGACGCTACGGACAAAACGCTCGGTCGTCTGGCAACCGAGATTGCTCGCCGCCTACGTGGCAAGCATAAGCCCGAATTTACTCCTCACGTTGATACTGGCGACTACATCGTCGTGATCAACGCAGAGAAAGTCCACGTAACCGGTAATAAGGCGAAGGCAAAAACCTATTACCGCCACACTGGTTACCCGGGCGGTCTGCGCTCTATGACATTCGACAAAATGCTTGATCATGCGCCCGAGCGTATCATTGAGTCTGCCGTTAAAGGCATGTTGCCGAAAGGTCCCTTGGGCCGTGCCATGTACACTAAATTGAAAGTGTATGCTGGCAACGAGCATCCGCATGCTGCCCAACAGCCGCTTGAACTGAACCTCTGA
- a CDS encoding cytochrome b, whose protein sequence is MGNPNKAKAEKGLMRWVDDRFPATQMWQEHLSKYYAPKNFNFWYFFGSLALLALVNQILTGVWLTMSFNPSAEGAFDSVEYIMRDVEWGWLIRYMHTTGASAFFLVVYLHMFRGLLYGSYKAPRELVWVFGMTIYLVLMAEAFMGYLLPWGQMSYWGAQVIISLFSAIPAIGPDLAQWVRGDFLISGITLNRFFALHVVALPIVILALVVLHIIALHEVGSNNPDGIDIKQKKDEAGVPLDGIPFHPYYTVKDLVGVAVFLFVFCVVVFYFPEGGGYFIERPNFDQANPLQTPDHIAPVWYMTPFYAILRAITFSIFGLDAKFLGVIFMGAAIAILFVLPWLDRSPVRSMRYKGWMSKTMLTLFAISFVILGVLGVLPSTEGRTLLAQACTVIYFAFFVLMPFYTKLEKTKPVPERVTG, encoded by the coding sequence ATGGGTAATCCGAATAAAGCCAAAGCGGAAAAGGGCCTAATGCGCTGGGTAGATGATCGCTTTCCTGCGACTCAGATGTGGCAAGAGCATCTCTCCAAATATTACGCTCCGAAAAACTTTAACTTCTGGTACTTCTTTGGCTCGTTAGCGCTGCTGGCGCTGGTTAACCAGATCCTGACCGGGGTTTGGCTGACCATGAGCTTTAACCCCTCTGCTGAAGGTGCGTTCGATTCTGTCGAATACATCATGCGTGATGTGGAGTGGGGGTGGTTGATTCGCTATATGCACACCACGGGCGCCTCTGCCTTCTTCCTCGTTGTCTATCTGCATATGTTCCGTGGCCTTTTGTACGGTTCTTATAAAGCCCCGCGCGAGCTAGTGTGGGTTTTTGGTATGACTATTTACCTGGTGCTCATGGCGGAAGCCTTTATGGGCTACCTGCTGCCGTGGGGGCAAATGTCCTACTGGGGCGCCCAGGTGATTATCTCGCTGTTCTCGGCGATTCCGGCGATCGGCCCTGACCTGGCGCAGTGGGTGCGGGGTGACTTCCTGATTTCAGGCATTACCCTTAACCGCTTCTTTGCGCTGCACGTGGTCGCATTGCCGATCGTTATTCTGGCGCTCGTCGTGCTGCACATCATTGCCCTGCATGAAGTGGGTTCTAACAACCCTGACGGCATTGATATCAAACAGAAGAAAGATGAGGCCGGTGTGCCGCTGGATGGGATTCCATTCCACCCCTATTACACGGTGAAGGACCTGGTTGGTGTGGCAGTGTTCCTGTTCGTTTTCTGCGTGGTGGTGTTCTACTTCCCAGAAGGCGGTGGCTACTTTATTGAGCGGCCTAATTTTGATCAGGCGAACCCGCTGCAGACGCCTGACCACATTGCTCCCGTTTGGTATATGACACCGTTCTACGCCATTCTCCGCGCTATCACCTTCTCGATATTTGGTTTAGACGCCAAGTTCCTGGGGGTAATATTTATGGGCGCGGCGATTGCAATCCTGTTTGTTCTGCCCTGGCTGGATCGTAGTCCTGTGCGCTCTATGCGTTACAAAGGCTGGATGTCGAAAACCATGTTGACGCTGTTTGCTATCAGCTTTGTCATCCTGGGTGTTTTAGGTGTGTTGCCATCGACAGAGGGCAGGACGCTACTAGCCCAGGCGTGCACCGTGATCTATTTCGCCTTCTTTGTCTTGATGCCGTTCTACACCAAGCTGGAGAAGACTAAACCCGTTCCGGAAAGGGTGACTGGCTAA
- the rpsI gene encoding 30S ribosomal protein S9: protein MTQQYYGTGRRKTSTARVFMKPGSGKITVNNQDLDLYFGRVTGRMVVRQPLELTETLNQFDIFVTVAGGGGSSQAGAIRHGITRALMNYNEDLRPSLRAAGYVTRDARQVERKKVGLRKARRRPQFSKR, encoded by the coding sequence ATGACACAGCAGTATTACGGTACCGGGCGCCGCAAGACTTCCACCGCTCGCGTGTTTATGAAGCCGGGCTCTGGCAAAATTACTGTCAATAACCAAGACCTAGACCTTTATTTTGGTCGTGTTACCGGTCGTATGGTTGTTCGTCAGCCGCTTGAATTGACTGAAACCCTGAACCAGTTTGACATCTTTGTGACTGTCGCTGGTGGCGGTGGTTCTTCTCAAGCTGGCGCCATTCGTCACGGCATCACACGTGCCCTGATGAACTACAACGAAGACCTGCGTCCTTCGCTACGTGCCGCTGGCTACGTAACACGTGACGCGCGTCAAGTTGAACGTAAGAAAGTCGGCCTGCGTAAAGCACGTCGTCGTCCGCAGTTCTCCAAGCGTTAA
- a CDS encoding ClpXP protease specificity-enhancing factor encodes MKSSRPYLARALYEWLLDNELTPYLVVDATLPGVEVPRQFVQNGQIVLNVAPTAVRDLFMENQAIGFNARFGGQPMQVMIPTEALIAIYARENGAGMVFGHEPELGEGAESFGDIEEEKPSTKPELSVTDPIAEKSDSSETSASGEGADKQVQAKSKAKKKPTLRVVK; translated from the coding sequence ATGAAATCGAGTCGCCCCTATCTCGCCCGAGCGCTCTATGAGTGGTTGTTGGATAATGAGCTAACACCTTACCTGGTGGTTGACGCTACTTTGCCTGGCGTGGAAGTGCCCCGCCAGTTTGTTCAGAACGGCCAGATCGTTTTAAATGTGGCGCCGACCGCTGTGCGTGATCTCTTTATGGAGAATCAGGCGATAGGTTTTAATGCGCGCTTTGGCGGGCAGCCAATGCAGGTGATGATACCGACCGAGGCGTTAATCGCTATATATGCTCGAGAAAATGGCGCTGGAATGGTTTTTGGCCATGAGCCTGAGCTGGGTGAAGGTGCCGAATCCTTTGGCGATATTGAGGAAGAAAAACCCTCAACCAAGCCTGAACTGTCGGTCACTGATCCCATTGCGGAAAAGAGTGATAGCAGTGAGACTAGTGCTTCAGGCGAAGGCGCTGACAAACAGGTTCAAGCGAAGAGTAAGGCGAAGAAAAAGCCAACCTTGCGGGTTGTTAAATAA